A single region of the Bdellovibrio sp. GT3 genome encodes:
- a CDS encoding efflux RND transporter permease subunit, protein MRISDISIKNPVFAWMLMFGLMIFGLISFSRMGLSQLPDVDFPTVSVSVTLDGAAPEVMETQVVDVIESALMGVEGVQSITSSSKTGSATITVEFSLDRNIDLALQDVQAKVSGAQRQLPDEVDPPTISKTNPDDQPILWLALTYDKGDLEFLMKYARDYLKDRFTTVDGVGDIFLGGYTDPVLRVFVNTKKLPQYNISVNDVIDAIKAEHSEEPGGYIETEKSNYNVRTMGEAKTINEFENIVISKRAGRQMSDSINMVKIGQVADVSMGLDKITRISRFNGETALGLGIRKQRGTNAVAVAKAVKAKAEEIQSQLPEGMKIHVNFDSTQFIEKSVGELTHHLVLAVILTSLVCWAFLGSWSATFNVLLSIPTSLLGAFIGLYFLGYTLNTFTLLGLTLAIGIVVDDAIMVLENIFRYNEDGRGQIESAILGAREISFAAMAATAAVIAIFLPVAFMKGIIGAFFMQFGVTISIAVFLSLVESLTITPMRCAGFVHHGERSTKIGKAFETFMETMKVGYEKWLRKSLNLRWTVILASLVFVAISFVSIKFLVKEMSPAQDQSIFLARIVLPVGSSLAYTNGQVKQAEAWLKTRPEVKQVFASIGGFGGGISDANTAMMFITMKDYKDRPKDEKTGKRLSQQQFMQVTREAFSKIKDVRPILMDMSQRGFSSGRGYPIEFTVMGSDWEKLAGYSQKIMEEMTKTGMMVDVDSNYLLGMPEIQVKPDRLAAAQHGVSVASIGTTVSALIGGVKAGEYPEGGHRYDIKVQLDTKKEDAMVEIKRLLIGNTNANLIPIDRVTKQETTKALQSISRSNRQRAISITANLKPGASQQEAMERIEKIAKSTLEPGYMIEQQGSSKTFQESFQSLIFALIMGLVIAYMVLASQFNSFIDPVTILMALPFSFSGAFFALLITGQSLNMYSMIGLLLLMGIVKKNSILLIEFTNTVRDRGTSEANAALIEACPIRLRPILMTSIATIAAAVPSATATGAGSETMRPMALCLIGGVLVSTILTLFVVPCVYSLMDRFRKRDEVREKTRQAFAAVGDEAL, encoded by the coding sequence ATGAGAATTTCAGATATTTCCATCAAGAATCCAGTATTTGCATGGATGTTGATGTTTGGCTTGATGATCTTTGGATTGATCTCGTTTTCAAGGATGGGGCTTAGCCAACTGCCGGATGTGGATTTTCCTACGGTTTCAGTGAGTGTGACTTTGGATGGCGCGGCCCCCGAAGTTATGGAGACTCAGGTTGTAGATGTTATAGAAAGTGCACTGATGGGAGTCGAAGGGGTCCAAAGTATCACCTCGAGTTCCAAGACCGGATCGGCAACTATTACAGTGGAATTCTCCCTGGATCGGAACATTGATCTTGCTTTGCAAGACGTGCAAGCGAAGGTTTCCGGTGCGCAAAGACAGCTGCCGGATGAAGTTGATCCTCCGACAATCTCCAAAACCAATCCGGATGATCAGCCGATTCTGTGGCTTGCGCTTACTTACGACAAAGGCGATCTGGAATTCTTAATGAAGTATGCCCGTGACTATCTGAAAGATCGTTTTACGACAGTGGATGGCGTGGGTGATATCTTTTTGGGTGGTTATACAGATCCGGTTTTGCGCGTGTTCGTGAACACCAAAAAACTTCCTCAGTACAATATCTCAGTCAATGACGTGATCGATGCGATCAAGGCCGAGCACTCGGAAGAGCCGGGTGGATACATTGAAACTGAAAAAAGCAATTACAATGTGCGCACCATGGGTGAGGCAAAAACCATCAATGAGTTTGAAAACATCGTGATCAGCAAGCGCGCCGGTCGTCAGATGTCAGACTCCATTAACATGGTAAAAATCGGCCAGGTGGCCGATGTCAGCATGGGGCTTGATAAGATCACACGCATTTCGCGCTTTAATGGCGAAACAGCGTTGGGTCTGGGTATTCGTAAGCAGCGTGGTACCAATGCGGTGGCGGTTGCCAAGGCGGTGAAAGCCAAAGCTGAAGAGATTCAATCACAATTGCCTGAGGGCATGAAGATTCATGTGAACTTTGACAGCACTCAGTTCATTGAAAAATCTGTGGGCGAGCTGACTCATCACTTGGTGTTGGCAGTCATCCTGACCTCGTTGGTGTGCTGGGCCTTTCTGGGTTCGTGGTCTGCGACCTTCAACGTTTTACTCTCTATCCCGACATCACTGTTGGGGGCCTTCATTGGTTTGTACTTCCTGGGTTACACACTAAATACATTCACTCTTTTGGGTTTAACTCTGGCGATTGGTATCGTCGTCGATGACGCCATCATGGTTCTGGAAAATATATTCAGGTACAACGAAGACGGGCGGGGGCAGATTGAGTCTGCGATCTTAGGGGCTCGCGAGATCTCATTTGCCGCGATGGCGGCAACCGCTGCGGTTATTGCGATCTTCCTTCCGGTGGCCTTCATGAAAGGCATCATCGGAGCTTTCTTCATGCAATTCGGGGTGACGATTTCCATTGCGGTATTCCTGTCGTTGGTGGAGTCATTGACAATCACACCAATGCGTTGTGCGGGTTTTGTTCATCACGGTGAGCGCTCGACAAAAATCGGCAAGGCCTTTGAAACTTTCATGGAAACTATGAAGGTCGGCTACGAAAAATGGCTGCGCAAATCTTTGAACCTGCGTTGGACTGTGATCCTGGCTTCTTTGGTGTTTGTGGCGATTTCGTTTGTGTCCATCAAGTTCCTGGTGAAGGAAATGTCACCTGCGCAGGATCAAAGTATTTTCCTGGCGCGCATTGTGCTTCCGGTGGGAAGCTCTTTGGCCTATACAAATGGTCAAGTGAAACAAGCTGAAGCCTGGTTGAAGACTCGCCCGGAAGTTAAGCAGGTCTTTGCAAGTATTGGTGGATTCGGGGGCGGTATCTCTGACGCCAACACGGCGATGATGTTTATCACCATGAAGGATTACAAAGATCGTCCGAAGGACGAAAAAACCGGTAAGCGTTTAAGTCAGCAGCAATTCATGCAAGTGACCCGTGAAGCGTTCAGCAAAATTAAAGACGTGCGTCCGATTTTGATGGATATGTCTCAGCGTGGTTTCTCAAGTGGTCGTGGTTACCCGATCGAGTTCACTGTTATGGGCTCAGATTGGGAGAAGCTTGCAGGTTATTCGCAAAAAATCATGGAAGAGATGACGAAGACAGGCATGATGGTCGATGTGGATTCCAACTACTTGTTGGGTATGCCAGAGATCCAGGTGAAACCGGATCGCCTGGCGGCAGCTCAGCACGGTGTCAGCGTGGCTTCCATCGGAACAACGGTCAGTGCTTTGATTGGTGGAGTGAAAGCCGGGGAGTATCCTGAAGGTGGACATCGCTACGATATCAAAGTTCAGCTGGATACCAAAAAAGAAGATGCGATGGTCGAGATCAAAAGACTTTTGATCGGAAACACGAATGCCAACTTGATTCCAATTGATCGTGTGACCAAGCAGGAAACTACCAAGGCGTTGCAAAGTATCTCGCGCTCCAACCGTCAGCGTGCGATTTCCATCACGGCCAATTTAAAGCCGGGTGCTTCGCAACAAGAGGCCATGGAAAGAATCGAGAAAATTGCCAAGAGCACGTTAGAGCCGGGTTACATGATTGAGCAACAGGGTTCTTCAAAGACTTTCCAAGAGTCTTTCCAAAGTTTGATCTTTGCGTTGATCATGGGTTTGGTGATTGCCTACATGGTTCTGGCTTCGCAGTTCAATTCATTTATTGATCCAGTGACGATCCTGATGGCGCTGCCGTTCAGTTTCTCGGGGGCATTTTTTGCGCTTCTGATCACGGGTCAGTCTTTGAATATGTACTCGATGATCGGATTGTTGCTTTTGATGGGTATCGTGAAAAAGAACTCGATCCTGTTAATCGAATTCACCAACACCGTTCGTGACCGCGGAACATCCGAGGCAAATGCGGCTTTGATTGAAGCGTGTCCGATCCGTTTGCGTCCGATCCTGATGACATCCATTGCGACCATCGCTGCCGCGGTTCCATCAGCAACTGCGACCGGTGCTGGTTCCGAAACCATGCGTCCGATGGCTTTGTGTCTGATCGGGGGCGTACTTGTATCGACGATCTTAACGTTGTTCGTGGTTCCATGTGTGTATTCACTGATGGATCGCTTCAGAAAACGTGATGAGGTCCGCGAAAAAACCCGCCAAGCCTTCGCCGCCGTCGGCGACGAAGCTCTTTAG
- a CDS encoding polyphosphate polymerase domain-containing protein: protein MSGPVSPLALERYELKYLIPASMVEPISRFLEAYCEMDYYSTVSPDKHYTINSLYLDTPSLYLLRFKESANAFNFNMRIRSYGDNPKPPYFFEIKYKLQEFVRKKRALVHEENWAEILEWGTIPEHVKGSSRANLEEFLRVKMTYNTAPVILTQYRRKAYLSVVDDYARVTFDRDLRYQEMNDWCVKPDEQLLSHYDHPASFEQPDCNVILELKCEKKIPYWMVDLIRHFQLEGGSFSKFGNSMMTHLGIPEVLSPGKLYL from the coding sequence GTGAGCGGCCCCGTTTCCCCGCTGGCGTTGGAGCGGTATGAATTAAAGTACCTAATTCCCGCCTCGATGGTAGAGCCGATTTCCCGTTTCCTGGAAGCCTATTGTGAGATGGACTATTACTCGACGGTATCTCCGGACAAGCACTACACCATCAACAGTCTTTATCTGGATACGCCCTCTTTGTATTTACTGCGCTTCAAAGAATCTGCGAACGCATTTAATTTCAATATGCGGATTCGCTCTTACGGTGACAATCCCAAACCGCCCTATTTCTTTGAAATCAAATACAAGCTGCAAGAATTCGTGCGCAAGAAGCGCGCCTTGGTCCACGAGGAAAACTGGGCCGAGATATTAGAATGGGGAACTATACCAGAGCACGTAAAGGGAAGTTCACGCGCAAATCTGGAAGAGTTTCTAAGAGTCAAAATGACCTACAATACAGCCCCGGTGATTTTGACCCAATACCGGCGCAAAGCTTACCTGTCTGTGGTTGATGACTACGCCCGTGTCACATTTGATCGGGATTTGCGCTATCAGGAGATGAACGACTGGTGTGTGAAACCCGATGAACAGCTATTAAGTCATTATGATCATCCGGCTTCGTTTGAGCAGCCCGATTGCAATGTCATTCTGGAACTTAAGTGCGAAAAGAAAATCCCCTATTGGATGGTCGATCTTATTCGTCACTTTCAACTGGAAGGCGGGTCATTTTCGAAGTTTGGGAACTCGATGATGACTCACTTGGGTATTCCTGAGGTGCTATCTCCGGGTAAGCTGTATCTATAA
- a CDS encoding HlyD family secretion protein produces the protein MKFSEVVGTENRFLLGCWSAAVFLVLILGFILGSDPVSILGVAESREFQVNFDSPVEIKHIYVLPSQIVRKGDLLAELGQSEWESQLRVLKSRYDKLNAEMHLRQQLAGVVKDLGHLAPQADPLLVDLEDARKEMALIEGRMKNLFVFAEVDGAVGAVNFKNGEKAPAFAPLITLVPLNPTYVNGYINENLSSTLKVGQVVEVNSAGGKVTRGSVVSIGSRIVQIPERLLRIQTLAAWGREVVIKIPRNNEFLLGEKVFVQKKWSLSLLSRAYADEALSNSDLNQQDPREMDIPLNIVETFKPEMSGIVFIPELKQFALISDDYPEDHPVLFLMNEQGQLQPHQIQLPGMPTMADIESVSTEGDNLYLLSSLSKTKKGKLKDERHIFAQIKRHGLSYKIEHHVDLRTPLLQVLRDSQDPVLKSIYEADLQAGKEGFEIEGHTIDKNVLYLALKGPVLQRNEGMILKVTDFASVFSGTLKPAQVTLAARFQMKLPHQDVESVLTDLIKQGDSFYVASSCRKSSCSAIWKLNARTTQTELLHEFQVPHLEGLAIHPETHQIFAVFDSKGSSPYAVVSMGAEKGTP, from the coding sequence GTGAAATTTTCTGAGGTCGTCGGAACCGAGAACCGATTCTTATTGGGCTGCTGGAGTGCTGCCGTTTTTCTGGTTTTGATTTTAGGCTTCATTCTGGGATCGGACCCTGTGAGTATTCTAGGAGTCGCCGAATCCCGTGAGTTCCAAGTCAATTTTGACAGTCCCGTTGAAATCAAGCACATCTATGTTTTGCCCAGTCAGATCGTGCGCAAAGGCGATTTACTTGCTGAATTGGGTCAGTCTGAGTGGGAATCCCAGTTGCGGGTGCTAAAAAGTCGCTATGACAAACTCAACGCCGAAATGCACCTGCGCCAGCAATTAGCCGGCGTCGTTAAGGACCTGGGTCATTTAGCTCCACAGGCCGACCCCTTATTGGTGGACCTCGAGGATGCACGCAAAGAAATGGCTTTGATTGAAGGTCGCATGAAAAATCTTTTCGTCTTTGCCGAAGTCGATGGCGCCGTAGGTGCCGTGAATTTCAAAAACGGCGAAAAAGCACCTGCTTTTGCTCCGCTGATAACTTTGGTTCCCCTAAATCCCACCTATGTAAATGGATATATCAATGAAAACCTTTCCTCGACCCTGAAAGTGGGTCAAGTGGTCGAAGTGAATTCCGCTGGAGGCAAGGTCACGCGTGGTTCTGTGGTTAGCATCGGTTCACGCATTGTGCAGATTCCTGAGCGCCTGTTACGGATTCAGACCTTGGCTGCCTGGGGACGCGAAGTCGTCATCAAGATCCCCCGCAATAATGAATTTCTTCTGGGAGAAAAAGTTTTTGTGCAGAAGAAATGGAGCCTGTCATTGCTAAGCCGTGCCTACGCGGACGAGGCCCTATCAAATTCAGATCTGAATCAACAGGATCCACGTGAAATGGATATTCCGTTGAATATCGTTGAAACATTCAAGCCCGAGATGTCGGGAATTGTTTTTATCCCTGAACTGAAACAGTTTGCGCTCATTTCTGACGACTATCCGGAGGACCATCCGGTCTTGTTCTTGATGAATGAACAAGGTCAGCTTCAGCCGCATCAAATTCAGCTGCCGGGAATGCCCACAATGGCCGACATCGAGTCCGTGTCCACAGAAGGGGACAACTTGTATTTGCTCAGCTCCCTGTCGAAGACAAAAAAAGGAAAGCTAAAAGACGAACGACACATTTTTGCACAGATCAAGCGCCACGGACTCAGCTACAAGATTGAACATCATGTGGATCTGCGCACGCCTCTGTTACAGGTACTTCGCGACTCTCAAGATCCAGTCCTAAAATCCATCTATGAGGCGGATCTGCAGGCGGGCAAAGAGGGTTTTGAAATCGAAGGACACACCATAGACAAGAATGTCCTGTACCTGGCACTGAAAGGACCTGTGCTTCAGCGCAACGAAGGGATGATTCTGAAGGTTACTGACTTTGCCTCGGTCTTTTCGGGAACATTGAAGCCTGCGCAAGTCACCCTTGCCGCCCGTTTTCAAATGAAGCTCCCCCATCAGGATGTTGAATCGGTTTTGACCGATCTGATCAAACAAGGGGATTCGTTTTACGTGGCTTCCAGTTGCCGGAAATCATCTTGCAGCGCCATCTGGAAGTTGAATGCGCGCACTACTCAGACCGAGTTGCTTCATGAGTTCCAAGTGCCTCATCTGGAGGGCTTGGCTATTCATCCTGAAACACATCAGATATTTGCAGTTTTTGATAGCAAAGGCTCCAGCCCCTATGCCGTTGTCAGCATGGGTGCAGAAAAAGGAACTCCTTGA
- a CDS encoding DUF4956 domain-containing protein translates to MLDFSVLNSSFANPTWISIIYAFLLSFILGTALAVAYVKTFRGLSYSLNFLHGLVLLPIVIAIAMQAIGDNVARGIGMIGALSLLRFRTNVKDPRDMFFIFASLAVGLSSGVHAYGIAILGTICFILALTVLQKSPFAAGPQFDGLLRLNLSRSGSDQREVEGVLEKSCRHFALATIREMGQGERLDYSYQVRLKPCQTSADLVEELGRITSVRGLNFMNQESVIEV, encoded by the coding sequence ATGTTGGACTTTTCCGTTCTTAATTCATCCTTTGCCAACCCGACGTGGATTTCGATCATCTATGCCTTCCTGCTAAGCTTTATTCTGGGCACGGCCTTGGCGGTCGCTTATGTGAAAACCTTCCGTGGGCTTTCCTATTCACTGAACTTTCTGCATGGCCTTGTGCTGCTACCGATTGTGATTGCCATCGCCATGCAGGCGATTGGTGATAATGTGGCCCGAGGTATTGGTATGATCGGGGCTTTGTCTTTGTTGCGCTTTCGCACCAATGTCAAAGACCCCCGTGATATGTTCTTTATTTTTGCCTCGCTCGCGGTGGGTTTGTCCTCCGGAGTTCACGCCTATGGCATCGCTATCCTGGGAACGATCTGCTTTATTCTGGCTCTGACAGTTTTGCAAAAGTCCCCCTTCGCTGCGGGACCTCAGTTTGATGGTTTGCTGCGTTTGAATTTGTCGCGATCAGGATCAGATCAGCGTGAGGTGGAAGGGGTTCTTGAAAAATCCTGCCGACATTTTGCATTGGCCACGATCCGCGAAATGGGTCAGGGAGAACGTCTGGATTATTCCTATCAAGTACGCTTAAAACCCTGTCAGACTTCTGCGGATTTGGTGGAAGAACTGGGACGCATTACTTCAGTGCGCGGTTTGAATTTTATGAATCAAGAATCCGTGATCGAGGTGTAA
- a CDS encoding metallophosphoesterase family protein, producing MKTKVAAKTTILAGFLLVSTLAACSPSNSGFQAAALPSTDSDTDNSQSVPDTGDTTVPTTPDTDDGITDSAKSLRIHAFSDMNIDTDGTYSSNTISIVKNMISKQPAVILGVGDYIDGEKTSLSDSTYTKMWSAFSTKVMSLMRDARIPFMATPGNHDAYYSQERRLYKTFWGNNKGKVEFVDDSNFPFYYSFVQEDVFFVSLDDANYSNLYNRTTQLAWLKTQLTSTRAKGARARVVYGHIPLYSIVSTKANSSTVYSNGVLTSERRTAGSNTLEAILLNNNVDLVIFGHSHSFYSGHYTYPDGKKLQVISMPCAGSAPRYLVGTSTKTPVGYVELLFSETNKLSIRYYNSSGTQQSLSSLPASLTLDSKNGVKYVR from the coding sequence ATGAAAACAAAAGTCGCCGCCAAAACTACTATCCTTGCGGGCTTTTTACTCGTTTCAACTTTAGCTGCCTGCTCCCCTTCAAACTCTGGTTTCCAAGCCGCTGCCTTACCAAGCACCGACTCGGACACTGACAACTCACAGTCTGTTCCTGATACGGGCGATACGACTGTGCCGACCACTCCAGATACAGATGATGGAATTACCGACAGTGCCAAGTCACTTAGGATCCACGCTTTCTCTGACATGAACATCGACACCGATGGCACATACTCCAGCAACACAATATCGATTGTTAAGAATATGATCTCCAAGCAGCCCGCCGTGATCCTGGGAGTTGGCGATTACATCGATGGCGAAAAGACAAGTCTGTCTGATAGCACATACACGAAAATGTGGAGTGCGTTTTCGACAAAAGTTATGTCACTCATGCGTGATGCGCGAATTCCATTCATGGCGACGCCGGGAAACCATGACGCGTATTACAGCCAGGAACGGCGTCTATATAAAACGTTCTGGGGAAACAACAAAGGCAAAGTCGAGTTCGTCGACGACAGCAACTTCCCGTTCTACTATTCGTTCGTTCAGGAAGATGTCTTTTTCGTTTCTTTGGATGATGCCAATTATTCAAATCTTTATAACCGCACCACTCAACTTGCATGGTTGAAAACACAGCTGACCTCTACCCGCGCCAAGGGTGCTCGCGCCCGTGTGGTCTATGGTCACATTCCGCTGTATTCGATTGTCAGCACAAAAGCTAACAGCTCTACCGTTTATTCAAATGGTGTTTTGACGAGCGAACGACGCACCGCTGGAAGTAATACTCTTGAAGCAATCTTGTTAAATAACAATGTCGACTTGGTCATCTTCGGCCACTCCCATAGTTTTTATTCCGGTCACTATACCTATCCGGATGGTAAGAAATTGCAGGTTATTTCTATGCCGTGCGCTGGAAGTGCACCCCGTTATCTTGTAGGTACCAGCACCAAAACTCCGGTGGGCTATGTCGAGCTGCTTTTCTCCGAAACCAACAAGCTCAGCATCCGTTATTACAATTCTTCCGGCACACAGCAAAGCCTCAGCTCCCTGCCAGCATCTCTTACGCTTGATTCCAAAAACGGCGTGAAGTACGTCCGCTAA
- a CDS encoding DUF748 domain-containing protein produces the protein MAFLIRFQKLLIIGALIILIYTLFGFFLVPWIAKNQMQKFLQTRFGSTPTIGKIYFNPYTFHFEITDFDLPDTAEKTTDKISRLKFETFAMNGDWWKLLRREVHFKYVDLKKAEGQFIIFSKGNTNWELLPDPEAGAKKKDDSNSSGKPWTVTFRRLAIENSGLDVWDHTHVSPLHLPVGPLSLNIENFTTSIGESSEIESLVFSVGDKGRMVISGSANMKPTSADLKLDFKDLPMGFVSAYLSDTTYLRLSKGTLNFQGSLIYRDGIVTLNGDPEIHDLAIEQEEVELPVLKWKTLIAEKLQFKSQPLGMTVENVNVDGLVTTLALRADGTLNVKEMMRTGKKADPVPQSASTPAGSPAAAEQKESAPGFQYLVKVLKIENGGLDYSDQQIRPRFVARIHSLNGSLGPISSELGQKMNIDLNGMVEQYGKFKGKGSFIMKKPWPNLDFTSSFQNIEMTTFTPYAGKFAGYEISKGKLFLDVKYTLVNHRIKGDNNVFLDQFTLGKKVEGGKQSNWPIKFALAIMKDRKGQIKFKLPIEGDVSSPDFSVGSIVWTAIKNLVVKIAMSPFDFISSLVDGGPELQNIFFEPGQRTLTAEEAVKVSKIAEALKDRPQLALEITGQYQQADLAEMLRSASQGKKNQEFTVDDLKALALARSNLIMGELNTLGIEPNRMFILAATPGEAGKKPQVYLTLKEK, from the coding sequence ATGGCATTCTTAATACGATTTCAAAAGCTCCTGATCATTGGGGCTTTAATCATTCTTATATATACACTTTTTGGTTTTTTCCTGGTTCCGTGGATTGCAAAAAATCAGATGCAGAAATTTCTGCAAACTCGATTTGGCAGCACCCCCACGATTGGGAAAATCTATTTCAATCCCTATACATTTCACTTTGAAATCACCGACTTTGATTTGCCCGATACCGCTGAAAAAACCACCGATAAAATAAGCCGCTTGAAGTTTGAAACCTTCGCCATGAACGGGGATTGGTGGAAACTTCTTAGACGGGAAGTCCATTTTAAGTACGTTGATCTAAAAAAGGCCGAAGGGCAATTCATCATCTTCAGCAAAGGCAATACCAATTGGGAGCTGCTGCCGGACCCAGAGGCGGGCGCGAAAAAAAAGGATGATAGTAATTCAAGCGGGAAACCTTGGACCGTGACCTTTCGGAGACTGGCCATCGAGAACAGTGGTTTGGATGTCTGGGATCACACTCACGTCTCGCCTTTGCATTTGCCGGTAGGTCCCTTGAGTTTAAACATCGAGAACTTTACGACCTCCATTGGGGAATCGTCGGAAATCGAAAGTTTGGTGTTTTCTGTCGGCGACAAGGGACGCATGGTAATTTCCGGCAGTGCGAACATGAAGCCAACCTCTGCCGACTTGAAGTTGGATTTCAAAGACCTGCCGATGGGTTTTGTTTCGGCCTATTTGTCCGACACCACGTATTTGCGGCTGTCCAAAGGAACCTTGAATTTTCAGGGAAGTCTTATTTATCGGGACGGTATTGTTACACTGAACGGTGACCCGGAAATTCACGACCTGGCGATAGAACAAGAAGAAGTGGAGTTGCCGGTTTTAAAGTGGAAAACTCTGATCGCCGAAAAGCTGCAGTTTAAATCCCAGCCCCTGGGGATGACGGTTGAGAACGTCAATGTGGATGGGCTGGTTACGACGCTGGCTTTGCGCGCTGATGGAACCTTGAACGTGAAAGAGATGATGCGTACTGGGAAGAAAGCAGATCCGGTCCCTCAATCAGCATCAACACCTGCCGGGTCGCCGGCGGCAGCGGAGCAGAAAGAGTCTGCGCCAGGATTTCAATACCTGGTAAAGGTTTTGAAGATTGAAAACGGTGGTTTGGATTATTCAGATCAACAAATCAGACCGCGCTTTGTGGCTCGTATCCACAGCCTCAATGGTTCTTTGGGTCCGATTTCATCTGAACTTGGCCAAAAAATGAATATTGATCTAAACGGAATGGTTGAGCAGTACGGAAAATTTAAAGGCAAGGGCAGTTTCATTATGAAAAAACCGTGGCCTAACTTGGATTTCACCTCGAGCTTTCAAAACATTGAAATGACGACATTTACGCCCTACGCCGGGAAATTTGCGGGCTATGAGATCAGCAAGGGGAAGTTGTTTCTAGATGTGAAGTACACTTTGGTGAATCATCGAATCAAAGGCGATAACAATGTGTTCCTGGATCAATTTACCCTAGGGAAAAAAGTCGAAGGCGGCAAACAAAGCAATTGGCCGATCAAATTTGCTCTGGCCATTATGAAAGATAGGAAGGGGCAAATTAAATTCAAGCTTCCGATCGAAGGGGATGTAAGCTCTCCGGATTTTTCCGTGGGCAGCATTGTTTGGACGGCGATTAAGAACCTGGTGGTCAAAATCGCAATGTCGCCCTTTGATTTCATTTCGAGCTTGGTGGATGGCGGTCCTGAATTGCAAAACATTTTCTTTGAACCCGGCCAACGAACTTTGACAGCCGAGGAGGCTGTGAAGGTGTCTAAAATTGCTGAAGCCTTAAAGGATCGACCGCAGCTGGCCCTTGAAATTACGGGACAGTACCAGCAAGCAGATTTGGCGGAGATGCTGCGTTCTGCTTCGCAGGGAAAAAAGAATCAGGAATTTACCGTCGATGATCTGAAAGCATTGGCCCTGGCCCGCAGTAATCTGATCATGGGAGAGTTAAATACCCTGGGTATTGAGCCGAATCGGATGTTTATTCTGGCGGCCACTCCCGGAGAAGCGGGCAAGAAGCCCCAGGTCTATCTGACATTAAAAGAAAAATAA
- a CDS encoding TIGR02285 family protein yields MKLVLSVILLAGALCANTSLANDASQTVTWIRWDDPPIFIFSGPFQGQGLLDNTQRILIKNLPQYTHKTTQGSVPEVVQKGKDKSPICNAGWLETPEWSKIFYFSKPVFVIPTNGLLTKHDNLMELKSLVPLSLQKVIDQKPQWTLGVGRLYGEGIDDVLIKNNYKKNPKIKVVDNSLLAHQMLHTGRIQYTLGYPFEAFYYNKLLKSPGSVEYLPLKDNGDFVYVVVACPKIEWGKKVIESVDLVLNSRKVLEDIRHGVDRWLSINDQNGLIEARRKMVEKYYPDLTK; encoded by the coding sequence GTGAAATTGGTTTTGAGTGTAATTTTATTGGCCGGTGCACTTTGCGCAAACACTAGTTTGGCAAACGATGCGTCCCAAACCGTTACCTGGATTCGCTGGGACGACCCACCGATATTTATCTTTTCAGGGCCCTTTCAGGGGCAGGGGCTTCTCGACAATACGCAAAGAATTCTTATTAAGAATCTCCCGCAATACACTCACAAGACCACTCAAGGAAGTGTTCCCGAAGTCGTACAAAAGGGAAAAGATAAATCCCCAATTTGCAATGCCGGGTGGCTCGAAACTCCCGAGTGGAGCAAGATTTTCTATTTCTCCAAACCTGTATTTGTTATCCCTACCAACGGTCTGCTAACAAAGCATGACAATCTGATGGAGCTCAAAAGTCTGGTGCCGCTCTCACTGCAAAAGGTGATCGATCAAAAGCCTCAATGGACGCTGGGTGTGGGCAGACTTTATGGAGAAGGAATCGATGACGTTCTGATTAAGAACAACTACAAAAAGAATCCGAAAATTAAGGTGGTCGACAACAGTTTACTTGCACATCAGATGCTTCATACGGGTCGCATTCAATACACTCTCGGTTATCCCTTTGAAGCATTTTACTACAATAAACTTCTTAAGTCCCCTGGATCGGTAGAGTATCTGCCTCTCAAAGACAACGGTGATTTCGTATATGTTGTGGTTGCATGTCCTAAAATCGAATGGGGCAAAAAAGTCATCGAGTCTGTTGATTTGGTTCTAAACAGTCGTAAAGTCCTAGAGGATATTCGTCACGGTGTCGATCGTTGGCTCAGTATTAATGACCAAAATGGCTTGATTGAGGCCCGTCGTAAAATGGTCGAAAAGTACTATCCCGACCTTACCAAATAA